The window TCGGGGTTGCTCCAGGTCAGTTACCAGGGCAAAGCGGTAAGTTGTGAGTAGCGGATCGATCGGTTGTTTATTTGTTGTCTGAGCATTCGCTGGATCGATTTCTTGCACCATTTCTTGTAGTTCGCGGAAGCGCAGAATGGCGATCGGAGAATTGGGACAGAGACGACTGTGGGTTTCGCGTGCCCAGGTTTGGCTTGTGCTGTAATAGGTTGCTGAAGATGGTGCTTGGCTTTCGGTGTTTGTTTCGGCAACTGCCCACATATGGCTGGCAGCAGGAAGGAACTTTCCGGTGGTGCGATTGAGGCAAAGCAGTTCGGCGGTGAGTAATCGTAGTTGGGCTTTTTGGTTGGGTAAAACAGGGCGAAATTCTAAACCCAGATAGGGGCTGACTGCTAAATTCACCGGGAGCGGATTTGCTTGATTGCCAACGCGCAGACGAGCCGGGAGTTCTGTTGCTGCTGCATGATGGGCAACTTGTAGGTTGGGCTTTGCCTGAGACAGATTACCCGTAAAAATTTGCAGTCCTACCGTAGACCAGGGATAAGCAAGCCGCTGTTGACCGCGTGAAGCGGAACCAACCCCCCGATCGAACCGTTGTTTGACCTCGGTTGCAGGTAAGGCACGATTAAAAATGGCAATCTGTCGATAGTCACCCAGCCAGGGACGATCGCCCACAATTTCATTTGCTAAACCAAAGCGGAAGGTCTGGTCAGTATTTTGATTGGCGTAAACCGGGAAAAGTTTGTTTGGAACTGTATTGCTGGCTTGCTCCTGCCCGTCAATGTAGACCTTCATTAGCCCATCTGCCCGACGGGTAAAGACCAGATGAGACAGACCTGATTTTGCTGAGCCAGGATTGGTGGCGATCGGCGCAGAACCGTTGAGTAAAGTGCCGTTCGAATTGGTGTTGCTGTCGCTGCGGAGCCGAATGGTGAATAGATTGCCCGGTTTATCGTCGTTTCTGCCTTGTGCCAGGGTGAAATAGCGGTTGTTGGGGTCGCTCGATAGCGTCACGATCGGGGTCAGCCCTTTTGCCACCATTTGATTCGGTTCTAGCTGAATCCAGGCTTCGATCGTCAGTTCATTAGTGGTGCGACAGGCTTGAATAATTTTGAGCGCAGGCTGGTCTGCTTTAAGCAAGGTGGGTTGCTTGATTCGGAGTCCACCTCCATTCAGCCACTCAACAACGATCGGTTGAGCATCAGAGGGAATTAGCTTCAAGCCACCGAATAAAGACACCGATTCTGCGGAAATAGCAGACGTATTGGGCAACAGGGGAAAATGGATTCGAGCCGCAAAAGTCGATCGGGGCAAACTGAGATCACCAAGTCGGACTTGCAGGAAGAAATCAAGCGCATGGTTACCCTTATCGAGATCCAGTTTCAGCGTCGTGCGATCGGGCAATAGGGCGGCTGGGCTGGGATTGGAGAAAGTGTAGGTCTGTTGAAGATCCGTATCTCCTTGACGGAATGTGAGTGGACTGAGGGCGATCGTCCAGTTTGTTTCAAACAGCGTAAACGCCAGTTCCAGATCGCGGATGACGATGCCATCTTTTGCCGGAGTCGGTTCAACCGTTTTCCATAGCAAGAGCGGAGACTCTGAAGACTCACTGCCCTCCAGCGCCAGGAACCATTCCCCGATCGGCGAAACTCGCTCAATCTGGTCAAACTGAAGCTGCCCGGAGGCATTGCGCTTAAACGTCACCTGCACCGCATTATTGAATTGCTCCTAGTTCTTTGCGACCAGGCAACGGTAGCTGTAGCCGACCGACGATCCTTACTTCATCGATTTGATCATTGATAAAAACAACCTTCTCTAGCGTCAGGGGAAAGAAATCGAGCGAAAACAGGGAATTACCGACAAGCCGCCATTCGTAGCCTTCTAGATAGTTGAACTTGCGCGACAGAGCATCAGGATCGTTCACATCCTGTGCAACTTGAGAACGAACCTTGGCGCGATCGAAGCTGCTGGCTTTCACAGGTAGATCACGGCACCAGAATTGCCAGTTTGCATTACCAGGGAAGTTGAGGGAAACGGTTGTCAGGAGCGAAGTCATTTCATAGTCAGTACTGTCTTCCTGCAAGCGAACGGGGGTTTTCAGTAAGTTGGAATTTGCGGTTGATAAATGGGTCGCACTGCGAAGCAAACCCCGCTGATCGTGGAATGTGCCATCTGGATCGCGATGGGCTGCTATGCTTTCCGCTTCGATGTGAAAGGGATTATCAGCAGAAGATCCATCTGGGAGCCGATCGATCCGGTTTTGCGTCACGGCAAAATCCCCAGAAATGCCCTTAAGTGCGGTGTCTCCGGTGAGCAGTAAAGCGGCACTATTATCCTGATTTGCAAAATTGAGTGAACCCGGATAAGCATTGAGATCAGTCGTCAGCTTCACTTGCCAATCAAACGGCTCTATTAGATGACGAATCAGGGTTTGATTGTTTTGAAGTACGATCGCATCCGTCGCATCGCTGCTTGCCAAAGATGCCTGTTCGCTGAGCTGTTGCCAGTGGCTTGCCAGGGTTTCTCGCGTCAGGGGTTGGGGTGGTTGCGGCTGTGGATCGTCTGGAAGTGGCGAAACTTGCTTCGGATCACGCGGAATTTTGGGCAGTTGGGCAAGCGCATTAATTTCGTCGCTGTAGGGTAGATCAAAGCGATATTCAGCGGCAGTTTTGTACCCTCGTCACTCGGTAGATTGTTACCTGAACGATTTGGATCAAGCACGACTCTCGGAATTGACAAAGCGACTAACGGTAAGTCTGCCAGGGTTTGCCACGCTGTGGCAGGTGCAATCGCTGTCTCAGCCGAAACTGTACACCAGGAAGCCGCGCCTGCTTGAGGGGTGCATCCCAGTCTTGTAAGTGTCAGGTTGAGAATTGCCCATTGAGATAGGCACAACGCTGGAGCAGAACTTGAGGCACGTTTTCTGCTTTCCACTGTGCCCCCGACAGCTTGATGCGTGCTCCAATCTGTTTGACCGTCGATTCAACGGTGCCTGAGCCAATGGAAATCCCCTCGGATTGGAAGTAAGCGTAGTTGACGATGCGATGACGATGCTTGTTGAGGTAGGCAATGAAATTATCGACCTGCCCATCCGACCAGTCTTTGACCTGTTCTATCGCTCCGTCGACATCTCCCTTCCATAGCAGTGCCTCTACTGCGGCTAATCGTTGCAGTGACCCTCCCACCTTGTGGAGATTCTCAACCAGGTGAAACCAATCTAAAATCTCTCGTCGCTGACTTGGAATAGCAATCCTTCTAAATAAATTCCAGATGCCGTCATGACCATCTCCTAAACAACTGACTGGAGTAGCGAGAGGCTGTCCATTGACCCACTCCATCAATTGCTCATTGTCCTGCAAAAATGCTTCACAGCAATGACCATGCAAATTAACCGCTTTGTAATCTTGCCATCGACAAACTCTCCTTTTGGTGTTCGTATCCGTACCTTTCCACCATCAATACTGATTTCCTCAACGTCATCCTCAGCAGTCGGTAATTCAAAGAGTTGCCGTTGGACTAAACGTTGTTGTGTTCCTCGTGAAACTGGCATTCCAATCAATACTGCAATGTCTCGAACCGCCCGTTCGTAGGAGACAGTAGCACTGACCAGTAAGCAGCATTTTTCTAGATAAGGACTCAATTGGGTTCGCGCTTTAACTTGGAGGACTTTCGCTTGCTTTTCACTAATGCTGATGGTTCCGAGGATGCTTTTGAGTTGCCGACTTCGTCCACTATTGGTGCCACTTGCTGTTGTGATAAAAAATGACCGATTTCGGGACTAACATGCTCCAGAATGTGCCCCCGAACGGCTTGTTCAATTCCCTCCAGTGTTGTCAACTGTTCAGGGGCAGTTTCGTCGTACAGTAAAGCAGCAATGGCACGGGCGTAGGCTTGGATTTGTTGCAGTTTTTGGGTGTCCATGCCTTGGCTCTCTTGAGGAGTAAATGGGTTACCCCCAGCATAGTAGAACTGTTCTCGAATTGAGATTCTGAGTATTCTACTCACTGCATAATTGGGATGCACCCCTTTTCGCGCTTCTAGATAAATAAACAGACAATTCCATTCCCGGATCGCCACCAAACTCAGCCGCTTGCGGAATAAACCCGATCGCCCGCAATTCCATTTCAAAGCAGCCCAGGAAGTTGAATGACTTGGGTTTGGGTAGCTCAATTACAAACTTGACGTGCTTCCCAATTACACGAGCATCGCCAGTCAGTGGGCATTCCACCAGATCGATTTTGATTACTTGCAGTAGGGCTAAGGCAAAATTGCTGTTATCGGAGGGGAGCGGCGTAAACTGGGCACTGCCGGTTAGGGTAAAGTAAAGATGGAATTTGCCATCGTTAACGAACTTCAAGCCCAACGCATCGATCGCAAAATGAAAGCGAGTTCCCTGACATTTCAGCAGTTGGTTGCCTTTGAGTTTGGCACTGCCTGCAACGAGAGTCAGATTACCTGTTGACTAAATTGCAGCGCAATATCGGCG of the Trichocoleus sp. genome contains:
- a CDS encoding LamG domain-containing protein, encoding MTFKRNASGQLQFDQIERVSPIGEWFLALEGSESSESPLLLWKTVEPTPAKDGIVIRDLELAFTLFETNWTIALSPLTFRQGDTDLQQTYTFSNPSPAALLPDRTTLKLDLDKGNHALDFFLQVRLGDLSLPRSTFAARIHFPLLPNTSAISAESVSLFGGLKLIPSDAQPIVVEWLNGGGLRIKQPTLLKADQPALKIIQACRTTNELTIEAWIQLEPNQMVAKGLTPIVTLSSDPNNRYFTLAQGRNDDKPGNLFTIRLRSDSNTNSNGTLLNGSAPIATNPGSAKSGLSHLVFTRRADGLMKVYIDGQEQASNTVPNKLFPVYANQNTDQTFRFGLANEIVGDRPWLGDYRQIAIFNRALPATEVKQRFDRGVGSASRGQQRLAYPWSTVGLQIFTGNLSQAKPNLQVAHHAAATELPARLRVGNQANPLPVNLAVSPYLGLEFRPVLPNQKAQLRLLTAELLCLNRTTGKFLPAASHMWAVAETNTESQAPSSATYYSTSQTWARETHSRLCPNSPIAILRFRELQEMVQEIDPANAQTTNKQPIDPLLTTYRFALVTDLEQPRRLVKHVVQLRSTVAQLRFREGQLGAFTMPTAIKPFELAPPQVTAYSQFT